From one Streptomyces sp. Q6 genomic stretch:
- the sdhC gene encoding succinate dehydrogenase, cytochrome b556 subunit, whose amino-acid sequence MPAGTLYRGREGMWSWVAHRVTGVLIFFFLFVHVLDTALVRVSPEAYDDVVSTYKTPIVALLEYGLVAAILFHALNGLRVIAVDFWSKGPRYQKQMLWTVVGIWVVLMVGALYPVLGHAVRELFGS is encoded by the coding sequence GTGCCGGCTGGAACGCTGTACCGCGGCCGGGAAGGCATGTGGTCGTGGGTGGCTCATCGAGTCACCGGTGTCCTCATTTTCTTCTTCCTGTTCGTGCACGTCCTGGACACCGCTCTCGTCCGCGTCTCTCCCGAGGCGTACGACGATGTTGTCTCCACCTACAAGACGCCGATCGTCGCGCTGCTGGAGTACGGCCTCGTCGCCGCCATCCTCTTCCACGCGCTCAACGGTCTGCGTGTCATCGCCGTCGACTTCTGGTCGAAGGGCCCGCGCTACCAGAAGCAGATGCTCTGGACCGTCGTGGGCATCTGGGTCGTCCTGATGGTCGGGGCCCTGTACCCCGTCCTCGGCCACGCCGTCCGTGAACTCTTCGGGAGCTGA
- a CDS encoding succinate dehydrogenase hydrophobic membrane anchor subunit: MSDTTLTKTDGTSGVGPVEGAPLYDVDNPAPYIEAPRKRTSKTGKGSRGNFEMAAWLFMRLSGVVLVVLVLGHLLIQLVLDGGVSKIGFAFVAGRWASPFWQGWDLLMLWLAMLHGANGLRTVINDYAERPQTRLWLKGLLYAATVFTVLLGTLVIFTFDPNIR; encoded by the coding sequence ATGTCTGACACCACCCTCACCAAGACGGACGGCACGTCCGGCGTCGGTCCCGTCGAGGGCGCCCCGCTCTACGACGTCGACAACCCGGCCCCGTACATCGAGGCGCCGCGCAAGCGCACCTCGAAGACCGGCAAGGGCAGCCGCGGCAACTTCGAGATGGCCGCGTGGCTCTTCATGCGCCTGTCCGGTGTCGTCCTGGTCGTTCTCGTCCTCGGCCACCTGCTGATCCAGCTCGTCCTCGACGGCGGCGTCTCCAAGATCGGCTTCGCGTTCGTCGCGGGCCGCTGGGCGTCCCCGTTCTGGCAGGGCTGGGACCTGCTGATGCTGTGGCTCGCGATGCTGCACGGCGCCAACGGCCTGCGCACGGTCATCAACGACTACGCAGAGCGCCCCCAGACCCGCCTGTGGCTGAAGGGCCTGCTGTACGCCGCGACGGTCTTCACCGTCCTGCTGGGCACGCTGGTGATCTTCACCTTCGACCCGAACATCCGTTAA
- the sdhA gene encoding succinate dehydrogenase flavoprotein subunit, translating to MKIHKYDTVIVGAGGAGMRAAIESTKRSRTAVLTKLYPTRSHTGAAQGGMAAALANVEEDNWEWHTFDTIKGGDYLVDQDAAEILAKEAIDSVLDLEKMGLPFNRTPDGTIDQRRFGGHSRNHGEAPVRRSCYAADRTGHMILQTLYQNCVKEGVEFFNEFYVLDQLIVEEDGVKKSAGVVAYELATGEIHVFQAKAVIYASGGTGKFFKVTSNAHTLTGDGQAACYRRGIPLEDMEFFQFHPTGIWRMGILLTEGARGEGGILRNKDGERFMEKYAPVMKDLASRDVVSRSIYTEIREGRGCGPEGDHVYLDLTHLPPEQLDAKLPDITEFARTYLGIEPYTDPIPIQPTAHYAMGGIPTNVEGEVLADNTTVVPGLYAAGEVACVSVHGANRLGTNSLLDINVFGKRAGIAAAEYSHTTDFVDLPENPASMVEELVEHLRNSTGTERVAVIRNELQECMDANVMVFRTEQTIKTAVEKIAELRERYRNVAIQDKGKRFNTDLLEAIELGNLLDLAEVMATSALARKESRGGHYREDFPNRDDVNFMRHTMAYREVGDDGSESIRLDYKPVVQTRYQPMERKY from the coding sequence GTGAAGATTCACAAGTACGACACCGTCATCGTCGGCGCCGGTGGCGCGGGCATGCGCGCGGCCATCGAGTCGACCAAGCGCAGCCGCACCGCCGTGCTGACCAAGCTCTACCCCACCCGCTCCCACACGGGCGCCGCGCAGGGCGGCATGGCCGCCGCGCTGGCCAACGTGGAGGAGGACAACTGGGAGTGGCACACCTTCGACACGATCAAGGGCGGCGACTACCTGGTCGACCAGGACGCCGCCGAGATCCTGGCGAAGGAGGCCATCGACTCGGTCCTCGACCTGGAGAAGATGGGCCTGCCGTTCAACCGCACGCCGGACGGCACCATCGACCAGCGCCGCTTCGGCGGTCACTCCCGTAACCACGGCGAGGCGCCGGTCCGCCGGTCCTGCTACGCCGCGGACCGCACGGGCCACATGATCCTCCAGACGCTGTACCAGAACTGCGTCAAGGAGGGCGTGGAGTTCTTCAACGAGTTCTACGTCCTCGACCAGCTGATCGTCGAGGAGGACGGCGTCAAGAAGTCGGCGGGCGTCGTCGCGTACGAGCTGGCCACCGGCGAGATCCACGTCTTCCAGGCCAAGGCGGTCATCTACGCCTCCGGCGGCACCGGCAAGTTCTTCAAGGTGACGTCGAACGCGCACACGCTGACCGGCGACGGCCAGGCCGCCTGTTACCGGCGCGGGATCCCGCTGGAGGACATGGAGTTCTTCCAGTTCCACCCGACCGGCATCTGGCGCATGGGCATCCTCCTGACGGAAGGCGCCCGCGGTGAGGGCGGCATCCTCCGTAACAAGGACGGCGAGCGCTTCATGGAGAAGTACGCGCCGGTCATGAAGGACCTCGCGTCCCGTGACGTCGTGTCCCGCTCCATCTACACGGAGATCCGTGAGGGCCGCGGCTGCGGTCCCGAGGGCGACCACGTCTACCTCGACCTCACGCACCTGCCGCCGGAGCAGCTCGACGCCAAGCTCCCGGACATCACCGAGTTCGCGCGCACGTACCTCGGCATCGAGCCCTACACGGACCCGATCCCGATCCAGCCGACCGCGCACTACGCCATGGGCGGCATCCCGACGAACGTCGAGGGTGAGGTCCTCGCGGACAACACCACCGTCGTCCCCGGCCTGTACGCCGCCGGTGAGGTCGCGTGCGTCTCCGTGCACGGCGCCAACCGCCTCGGCACCAACTCGCTGCTCGACATCAACGTCTTCGGCAAGCGGGCCGGTATCGCGGCCGCCGAGTACTCCCACACGACCGACTTCGTCGACCTCCCGGAGAACCCGGCGTCCATGGTCGAGGAGCTCGTCGAGCACCTGCGGAACTCCACGGGCACCGAGCGCGTCGCGGTGATCCGCAACGAGCTGCAGGAGTGCATGGACGCCAACGTGATGGTGTTCCGCACCGAGCAGACGATCAAGACGGCCGTCGAGAAGATCGCCGAACTGCGCGAGCGGTACCGGAACGTGGCGATCCAGGACAAGGGCAAGCGGTTCAACACGGACCTCCTCGAGGCCATCGAGCTGGGCAACCTGCTCGACCTCGCCGAGGTCATGGCGACCTCCGCGCTGGCGCGCAAGGAGTCCCGCGGCGGTCACTACCGCGAGGACTTCCCGAACCGCGACGACGTCAACTTCATGCGCCACACCATGGCGTACCGCGAGGTCGGCGACGACGGCAGCGAGTCCATCCGTCTCGACTACAAGCCGGTCGTCCAGACCCGCTACCAGCCGATGGAGCGTAAGTACTGA
- a CDS encoding 2-oxo-4-hydroxy-4-carboxy-5-ureidoimidazoline decarboxylase, with protein MRAPHRPPHVPGRLPIPAQVTPHGPHGGLTHLNALPQATAEDLLLDCCGSRAWAHRIAAHRPYPDLDALLAASDEAAYDLAPADVAEALACEDLPLPPDAAGYTAAYTALAAAHAAYEDRFGHPFVICLDHIAPGEALDHLLAGLRDRLGNDREEERVLAAEELRRLARGRIARLVRNLPIVRSESPDTARQQSATNSPYVPV; from the coding sequence CACACCGCACGGGCCGCACGGGGGCCTCACTCATCTCAACGCGCTGCCGCAGGCCACCGCCGAAGACCTGCTCCTCGACTGCTGCGGCAGCCGCGCGTGGGCGCACCGGATCGCCGCGCACCGCCCCTACCCGGACCTCGACGCGCTGCTCGCCGCGTCCGACGAGGCGGCGTACGACCTGGCGCCCGCCGACGTCGCCGAGGCCCTGGCCTGCGAAGATCTGCCGCTGCCTCCGGACGCCGCCGGGTACACGGCCGCGTACACCGCGCTCGCCGCGGCGCACGCGGCGTACGAGGACCGCTTCGGGCACCCCTTCGTGATCTGCCTCGACCACATCGCCCCCGGCGAGGCCCTCGACCACCTGCTGGCCGGTCTGCGCGACCGCCTCGGCAACGACAGGGAAGAGGAGCGGGTGCTCGCCGCGGAGGAACTGCGGCGACTCGCCCGGGGCCGGATTGCGCGGCTTGTCCGCAATCTCCCGATCGTCCGGTCCGAGAGCCCGGACACGGCACGGCAGCAAAGCGCCACCAATAGCCCGTACGTGCCTGTTTGA